One region of Pseudoalteromonas galatheae genomic DNA includes:
- the slmA gene encoding nucleoid occlusion factor SlmA translates to MPATKRSNRKEQILQSLAQMLETSPGQRITTAKLAAEVGVSEAALYRHFPSKARMFEGLIEFIEDTLLSRINLILENEKETRNRIYNILTLLLAFAEKNPGITRILTGDALQGEQERLRERVQSLFEKLETQFKQVLRERKLREGKAFTSEESVLANLFLAFVEGKMNQFVRSDFKAKPTAQFDKQWVELEKIWL, encoded by the coding sequence ATGCCAGCGACAAAACGTAGTAATCGCAAAGAGCAAATTCTTCAATCACTCGCACAAATGCTGGAAACCAGCCCGGGACAGCGTATCACCACAGCTAAACTCGCTGCTGAAGTCGGGGTTTCAGAAGCTGCGCTTTATCGCCATTTTCCAAGTAAAGCGAGAATGTTTGAGGGGCTTATTGAGTTCATCGAAGATACGTTGCTGTCACGCATTAATTTAATCCTAGAAAACGAAAAAGAAACCCGTAACCGGATCTACAACATTCTTACTCTACTTCTCGCCTTTGCAGAGAAAAACCCTGGGATAACACGTATTTTAACGGGCGATGCACTACAAGGTGAGCAAGAACGTTTACGTGAACGAGTACAAAGCTTATTTGAAAAGCTTGAGACACAATTCAAACAAGTATTAAGAGAGCGCAAACTGCGAGAAGGCAAAGCATTCACGAGTGAAGAAAGTGTACTGGCTAATCTATTCTTAGCTTTTGTTGAGGGTAAGATGAACCAGTTTGTAAGAAGTGACTTCAAAGCAAAGCCAACCGCGCAATTCGATAAACAGTGGGTTGAGCTTGAGAAAATCTGGCTTTAA